From the genome of Paracidovorax avenae:
GCCCGAGCCCGGCGGCGTCCGCCTGCTGCTGCACCAGCCGGGCCACGGTCAGGTCCTGCAGGGCCAGGCCCGTCATGTCGAACAGCGTGATGTCTTCGGGCTGCCGATCCACGGAGGCGCTACCCCGCATCACATCGCCGATTTCCGTGCATGCGGTCCCGGGGGCCCATTGCATCTCGCCGATCTGGCGGGCCTGGGCCTCGTCATCGACGTAGATCCGGGCCTTGTCCAGCAGGCCTTGCGGCGCTTCGCGCTTGCCACGGGTGTCGGCGCCCACGCAGTTCAGGTGCGTGCCGGGGCGCACGGCGTCCAGGTCGAAGAGCGGCCCGCCGCCCGGCGTCGCGGTGATCACCACGTCGCTCGCGGCCACGTCCGCGTTGCGGTCGGTCGAATGGCGCAGCAGGCATTGCCTCGCGAACCGCTGCTCGAATGCCGGGTCGGGCCGGCCGTCGGCCGTCACGTACCGCACGTCCCGCAACTGCGGCAGCAACCGCAGGGCGTAGGTGAGCTGCACGCCGGCCTGCACGCCCGTCCCGAACAGGCACAGCCGCCGGCTGTCCGGGCGCGCCAGCAGCGCCAGGCCGTGGCCGCCCGCGGCACCGGTGCGCGCCGTGGTGATGGCGTTGCCGTCGATCAGGCAGGTGGGCCGGCCGGTGGCGGGGTCGATCAACAGGATCGTGGCCTGGTGCGGCTCGCCGCCGAGCGCACGGTTGGAAGGCCAGAACCCCGCCGCCTTGAAGCCGAGCAGCCCCTGCGAGGGCACGTCGCCGGACTTGATGCCGAAGATGCCGCCCGTCTCCAGGCGCTCGCGCACCACCGGGAACACCCGGCCGGCCCGCTCGCTGTGCAGGACGAAGGCCTCGCGCACGGCGGCCAGCACGCCCTCCGGCTGCAGCAGCTGTTCCACGTGGTCCTTCGTGAGCAGCAGCAGCCGCGCATCCCGTGTGGTGGAGGCCGTCATGCGAACATCTCCGCGATGGCATCGGCATTCTTGATGCCGGTGGCCGTCAGGATCACCACCGTCTCCTCGCTCTCGCGGACCGTGCCGGCCTGGATCAGGTGGTCGAGCCCGGCGATCGCCGTGGCAGACGTGAGTTCGGGCAGCAGGCCCGTGCGCGCCGCCTTCCCGAGCGCATCGACGATGGCCTGCTCCTGCAGCGCCACGGTGGCGCCGCCGGTGGCCTGCACCGCCGAGACGAGCTCCCGCAGCCGCAGGGGGTGCGCAATCGCCGTTCCCTCGGCCACCGTCTTGCGCACCTCGCGCGCCACCGGCGTCGTCACGCCCGCCTGGAAGCTCGCGTCGATCGGCGAGCAGTTCAGCGGCTGGCAGACGTACAGGCGCGGCATCTTCGCGATCTGGCCCGCGCGCAGCAGTTCCGAGAACGCCATGAAGCACCCCAGCACGTTGCTGCCGGCGCCGGCGGGCATGACGATGTTGTCCGGCGCGCGGAAGTTCAGGTCTTCCCAGATTTCGTAGCCGATCGCCTTCGTGCCTTCGAGGAAGAAGGGCTGCCAGTTGTGGCTCGAATAGAAGATGTGGGCCGATTGCCGCACCGCCTCGTCCTCGCAGGCCTGGCGCGGCCCCTCCACCAATTGCACTTCCGCCCCGTAGGCACGCATTTGCGCGATCTTCGGCTTCGAGGCATAGGCCGGCGCGAGGATCTTCACCCGCATGCCGCCCGCGGCACCGTACGCGGACACCGACGCACCGCCGTTGCCCGAGCTGTCCTCCAGCACCGCATCGACGCCCTGCTGGCGCAGCACGGAGAGCATCACCGTGGTGCCGCGGTCCTTGAAGCTGCTGGTCGGGTGGAACCATTCGAGCTTGAAATGTGGCCGGTGGGCACCCCATTCCTTCTGCACGAGGGGCGTGCAGCCCTCGCCCATGGAGATCGGGCGCGCGACGTCCAGCGGCAGCGATGCCCGGTAGCGCCACTGGGAGCGGCAGGTGCGGTCGATGTCGTCGCGCGACATGCCGGGCTGCGGCGTGATCAGCAGCGGCTTGCGGTCTTCGGAGCACCACCGCGGCACGTCCAGGGGGTAGGTCCGGCCGCTGGCCGGGTCGATGTAGAGCGAAGTCGTCATGTCTCGGTTCTCCTGCAATCGGATGTGGATGATAAATCCAGAATTAGACAATATGTTTGGGATCCCGATCAACTGACCAATGCTGGATAAAATGTCCAGATGAAGAAGAAGGCGCACACCGCGGAGCAGCAGGCCATCCTCGAACAGGTCCAGCACATCGCCTCCGCGCTGGGAGAGACGTTCGCGCCGTTCACCGAGGTCGTGCTGCACGACCTGCGGTCGCCCCGGCACGCGATCCTCGCCATCCACAACAACCTGTCCGGCCGGAAGGTCGGTGATCCCGCGACGGAACTGGGCCTGGCCCGCATCGCGGACGACCAGTACCCCCAGGTGCTGGCCAACTACGCCAACCAGTTCGCCGACGGCCGCCGCGCCAAGAGCACCTCGATCGGCATCAAGGATTCCGAAGGGCACTACTTCGCCGCGCTGTGCCTGAACGTGGACATGACCGTCTTCCGCGGGATCGCCACCATGATCGAGCAGTTCTCCGCCATCGGCGAAGACGGCCGCAAGGAGACGCTCGACACGGGCAATGCCGACGCGCTGCGCGACCGCATCGACCGATTCGCGATGACGCTCGCCACCACGCCCCGCGCGCTGCGCACCGAGCAGCGGCGCGAACTGCTGCAGACGCTCAAGGGCGAAGGCTTCCTGGAGATCAAGCGCTCCATGGACACGGTGGCCCAGCACCTGGGCGTGTCCCGGGCCACGGTGTACAACGACATCCGGTAGCCGCCTGGCACCTTGCGTCCGCCGGCCTGGCACGCAGCGGCCATCCGCGGCCCTGCCGCCGGGCCACCATGGGTCTCCCACAACACAAGGAGACAACGACATGGCGGACACCTATGTACTGGTCCACGGCGCCTGGCACACGGGCGAAACCCTGGCGGCGACGGCGAAATACCTGCGCGCGCGCGGCCACACCGTGCACTGCCCCACGCTGCCGGGCAACCGCCCCGGCGACGGCACGGCCCCGCTGGGCCTGCAGGACGCGATCGACGGGCTGGTGCAGTTCCTGGAATCGAACGACCTGAAGGACGTGCGCCTGGTCGGCCACAGCTATGGCGGCATGCTGCTCTCGGGCGCGGCCGACCGCGTGCCCGAACGCATCCGGCGGCTGGTGTACGTGAACGCCTTCGTGCCGCTGCCCGGTGAATCCCTGGCCGACATGGCGCCGCCTTACTACCGCGCGATGTTCGAAGGCATCGCGGCCGCCAGCGGCGGAGGGGTGCAACTGCCCTACGAGGTCTGGCGCGAATCCTTCATCAACGACGCCGATGCGGACCTGGCGCGCACCACCTATGCGCTGCTGCACCCGCAGCCGCTGCGCTGCCTGACCGACCCCATCACCCTGTCGCAACCCACTGCGGCGCTGGCGCTGGGCAAGTCGTACCTGAACTGCCGTGAGGACACCGCGCTGCCCCACAGCCTGGCCTGGCATCCGCGCCTGTCGGAGCGGCTCGGCCTGTTCCGCTACGTGGAGGCCAGCGGCAGCCACGAGGCGCTGTTCACCGACCCGGAAGGCTTCGCGCGCGGCATCGAGCGCGCCGGGCGGGATTGATCTGCAAGGCCGGCACACGGACATCCATTCAGGAGACGACACCATGCAAGCCATCGCACGCCACACGCACGCCGCCGCTGCCTTCGCAGCCGCCGTCGGCTGCCTCATCGTTGCGCAGCCCGCCCAGGCCCAGACACAGACGCAGCCACAACAAACCACACAGGCCATAGCGCGAACGCCATCGGCGGACCTGTCTGCGCCATCCCCCTGGCGCATCTACGCCGGTGCTGCGCACATCGGCTTCAGCACCTCGGCCGAGGTGCGTGCCGGCGGCCAGCTCGTGCCCGGCGCAAATGCCGAAGCGGATTCCAACACCAGCCTCGGCTTCGGCGCCATCTACGACTTCCACCCCGGCTGGAGCGCCGAAATCGCCCTGGGCCTGCCGCCCACCACCGCCCTCAAGGGCACCGGTACCCTGAGCAGCGCGGGCACGCTCGGCAAGGTGAAATACGGCCCCGCCGTGCTCTCCGTGCGCCGCCACCTGTGGGAAGACGGCCCCGTGCGCCCCTACATCGGCGCGGGCATCAACTACACCCTGGTGCTGGAGTCGCGCGATGGCTTCGTGTCGAACCTTCACGTCAAGAACGGCGTGGGCCCGGTGCTGCAGGCCGGCTTCGAAGTGCCGATCGACCGGCGCTGGAGCTTCTTCGTCGATGCGAAGAAGATCTGGCTGAAGACCACGGCGACCGGCACGCTGCCCGCGCTGGGCGGGGCGCCGGCGCATGCGAAGGTGCGGCTGGATCCGCTGGTGGTGACGGCGGGGGTGAGTTATCGGTTCTGAGAGTCGGGCTGCGATACGCCTTTTGCTTTTCTGTTCCGTGCAGGACTAGAAACTGGCCCGCGGGAGATCTTTCTCGGTGAAGACCAGGTAGGCGCGGGCATCTTCCGGAATGGGGGGCAGGGAGTCGTTCCATCGCTCCCAGGAAGTCTTGAGCTCCTGGAAGATGTCCGGATACCGGGAGCGCAGGTTGGCACGTTCCCGAGCGTCTTCCCCGAGGTTGAAGAGGTACTCGTTCTCTTCGACCTGCAGATACTTCCAGTCCCCCCGCACCACCGCCTTCTGCCGCAGGTGGGTCATGCGCCAGAACAGGTCCCGTGTCTTTGCGGGCTCTCCGTCGCACAGTGCCGGTAACAGGCTGACCCCGTCCAGGGGATAGTCGTCGTGGCAGCGGGCGCCGGCCGCATCCAGCAGGGTGGCTGTCCAGTCCATGGTCATGTTGGGAATGTCGCTCACACTCCCCGCCGGCATCCGCGCGGGCCATCTGGCGATGAGCGGAACCCTGATGCCGCCCTCGAGGAGATCCATCTTCTGCCCGACCAGCGGCCAGTTGTTGGAAAACCGTTCGCCGCCGTTGTCGCTGGTGAATACCACCAGGGTGTTCTCGTCCATGCCGCGCCGCTGGAGTGCCTCCATCACCCACCCGATGCCTTCGTCCATGTGGTGGATCATCCGCTGGTAGGTCTCGATGGAGCCACCGTCCAGGTGCTTGCCGACACCCGCGATCCGCCGGGACTCGGCTGCGTCGTCCCGGGTCAGCCAGGGCCAGTGGGGAGCGCTGTAGTGCAGGCTGAGCAGGAATGGACGATCGGCGGGTTGCTGTTCGATGAATGCGACGGCCCGCTGGCTCAGGATGTCCGTGAGATAGCCTTCCTCCCTGATCTCGGTTTCGTTTTCCCAGAGATCGGGCTGCCCTTTGGGATTGCAGTGGGCAAAATAGTCGTTGCCACCCGCGTGGAAGCCATAGAAGTGCTGGTACCCCGAGCGCCGGGGCGAGAAATGGGGTGGATAGCCGAGATGCCACTTCCCTATCAACGCCGTGGTGTAGCCCGTGTCCCGCAGCAGGGAAGGCAGCGTCGGGTGCTCCGGGGGCAGGCCCAGGACCTTGTCCTGCGAGACGGTGGGAATGGGCTCCTCTGCCCCTCCGCGCAGCCGGTACTGCCAGCGGCCTGTCGCCAGCGCGAATCGCGTGGGGGAGCAAACGGAGGAGTTCGAATAGCCTCTCGTGAAGCGCACACCGCCTGACGCGATCCTGTCGAGATGGGGGGTGATATCTGCCGGCCGCCCCTCGGCATCCCGGGCTCCGGTGCATCCCAGGTCCGCATAACCCAGGTCGTCGGCAAGGATGAAGATGAGGTTGGGACGCTTCTCCTGGGACATATGCGCTTTCTCCGTGCTCAGTTCAGTGGGATCTTCGCGGTATGGACCAGCGCATTGAACTTCGCAAGGCTGTTGACGACGAAGTCCTGCGTCGCAGCAGGCGACAGATGGCCTCCGACCTGTCCGGAAGCCTCCAGCGCGAGTTTCACTTCAGGATTCTGAAGGGCCTCGGCGATGGTCGCGTTGAGCTTCGCCACGATGGCAGGATCGATGCCCCTGGGTGCGGCAGCCACGAAGAACTGGGTGGCGTCGTAGCCTTTGAGGCCCGCTTCTTCCATCGTGGGCACGTCGGGCAGGCTGGGAATACGGAACCGGGTGGTCACGGCATAGGCCTTCAGCTGCCCCGCCTTGATCTGGGACAGCACCGGAGTCACCCCGAGCATGCCCAGGGTCACCTGGCCGCCGACGATGTCGGTGACGGCCTGGCCACCGCCTTTGTAGGGAACATGGACCATTGCGGTGCCTGCCATCGTGTTGAAGAGTTCACCGGCAAGGTGCTGGCCGGTGCCCGTGCCGGAACTGGCGAAGCTCCAGCGGTCGGGATGCTGCTTCATGGCGGCGATCAGGGCACGGAGGTCCGACGGCGCATTGGCCATGGTCCCCACCATCACGATAGGGCCCTGCGACATCAGGGCGACCGCCGCCAGCTCCCGACCGATCTCCGGTTGCCGCTGCGTGTGGATGATGGGGCCAGGCACGGTGAGCAGGGTGTAGCCATCATTGGGAGCCCGGGACACGTACTGCAGGGCGAGTGCGCCTGAAGCCCCCGGCCGGTTGTCGATCACGATGCTCTGCCCTATTTTTTCGGAGACGACCTTGGCAATCGCCCGGGTCAATACATCGACGGAGCCTCCTGGCACGTAGCCCACGACCCAGGTGATAGGCTTCGCCGTCGGCCAGGGCCTGGGGACATCCGCGGCACCGGCAAAAAGGGCACTGCAGCATGCAGCGAGAGCGGCAACGGAACGAACGACACGCAGCAGAGAGGGTTTCATCTTTGGCTTCCGAAGAGTGGGGAGTGGAGTAATGAACTATCGGAGGGCAGCTTCGGGGTCCTTCGCCCCGGGCTTGGTGTTGGGATGCACTTCCACGCTATCGTTGAAAGCCTTCACCATGCGCAGCATGGGCCCCATCACCCAGGTATTGAAGACGAGCACATCCGTCTCTTCCTTCGGGTCTCGCGTCAGATTGAACAGGTAGGGCGATTCCAGCTTGCCCTTGCCTTCGTTCACTTCCGGCTCCCAGTAGAAGTGCAGCTTCCAGTCGCGCCACTTCAATGCCCGCATTTCCTGCTTGATATAGAAGATGAATCCCTCCCGCGCCGACTTCTCCTCGTTTTCCAGCAGGAATCGCCGCTGGTCCATCCCGTCGATGGGGCGGTCGGCCGGCACCGCCGCGCCAGCGACATGCGCCAGCGTCGTGAAGATGTCCGTGACATGGAAGATTTCATTGCTGACGCGTCCCGGCCGTATGCGGCCGGGCCAGCGAGCGATGAAGGGAACCCGCAGGCTTCCTTCCATCGCGGTGTGGTACGTGCCCCGCCAGGGACCGGCGGTCCCGCGGTAGGGTGCACGAAACTCCGGACCGTTGTCGCTGCAGAAAATGAACAGCGTGTCGTCGGAGATGCCCAGGCGTTCGATCTCGTCGATCACCTGGCCGACGCGATGGTCCATTTCCACCATCGAATCGGCAAAGTCCCCGTTCCCCGTCCGTCCGGAAAATTCCGGGTGAGGGAGCGTGGGGAAATGCAGATGGACCAGCGGCAGATACAGGAAGAACGGTTTTCTGGCAGCCGCGTGCCGCTGCATGAATTCACAACTCTTGTCGACCAGGTCGGCGTCGATCTCCCGACGCGATTCCAGGTCGTACAACTTGACTTCCTTCGTCGGCTCGCCGGACTTGCCTTCCATGATGTAGGGCAGATCGGCCGCCGAGGGGTCGAAGCCGATGGACGATGTGAACTGGCTCTCATCGGTCGTTCGCGGGATGCCGTACCACTCGTCGAACCCGCGGTCCGAGGGATACCGGCCATGGACGTCGCCGAGGTGCCATTTCCCGAAATGGGCGGTGGCGTAGCCGGCCTCGGACAGCAGTTGTGCCAGCGTGCGCTCCCATCGGGTGAGGCCCTGGGGCAGGCCTGGCGGGACCGATTGCAGGCTGCCCGTGCGGATCGGATGGCGTCCCGTCATCAGGGCCGAGCGGGTCGGGACGCAGTCGCTTTCGACGTTGAAGTTCTGAAGCAGGACACCTTCGCTTGCAAGCCGGTCGATGCGGGGCGTGGGCGCCCCGCGCAGAGCCCCGCCGCCGTAACAGCCGAGCTCGCCCCATCCCAGGTTGTCCGCCACGACGAGAACGATATTGGGTTGTCCCATGGCAATGGCCTCTCAAGTTCTGAATGTTGGAGAGGTTCATGCCAAAAGGGTGCCCGATGCATTCCCTGGCGAATGCATTCGCATTCCATGCGGGAATGCCTCAAGCCCTTATTCCTGCCGAGGGTCGCGGTACGAGAGGAGCAGGTCCCTCAAGTCGGTCATCAACGCAGACCAGGTCGCCTGGGGCCGTGAAAGCAGTACCTGGGTACGGTGGATCTGCAGTTCGGGCACCGACAGGGGTGTCACCCTGCCCAGCCAGTTGCGCAGTACCGACGCAGGGACCATGGAAAGCAGGTCGGTCCTGGTGATGATTCCCATGACGGCCTCCGAGACGTAATCCGGCTCCAGTGCGACATGGGGAGCCGGTGCCCCGTTCTGCTGCAAGGCCCGCTGCAGCGCCTGGAGTGCAGCGCTTTGCTGGGAGGGCATGACCCATGCGAAAGGTGTCAGGTGCTGCAGGCCGACGGACGCCAGCTGGGCCAGCGGGTGGCCCGCTCGGACGACCAGGCGCATCTCTTCCTGGCTGAGAGCGATTTGGGAACAACTCAGCGATTGCCCCTGGTAGGAAGGCACCACGGCGAGGTCCAGTTCGCCATCCTCCACTTTGGCATTGAGTTCATCCGATTTGCCGATGTGCATCCGGAGCCTCATCCCGGGGCGCCTGCGCACCAGGTCGGACACGGCGAGCACCGCAATGGAATCGCTCGAAGGGCTCGTGATGCCCAGCCGCAGCAGCCCCGAGTGCCTGGCCCTCAATTCGGACGAGAGACGACCCAGTTCCAGGTGCTGCGCCTCCAGCCGTTTGGCCGCTTCCAGGAAGAGCTGCCCTTCGCTGGTCAGCCGAACCCCATGCACGCCGCGCTCGAGAAGGGAGACGCCCACGGAGTCCTCGAGCCTGCGCAGTGCCTTGGATACGGAAGGCTGCGTCACCCCGAGGTTGATGGCTGCGCGACTGAAGCCGCCACTGCGCACGACCTCGATGAAGGCAGCGATGTCTGAACGTGAAAGATCCATGCCCGAGAGTAATGTCTATCGCGCCGTCGTGGAATGGAAGGAATTTTCTCGTCCAGGGCGGCGGACATCCCCGCAGGTGCATGCCGTGGGGGCCGCCGGTGGCTCAGGCGGAAGCCATCATCCAGGTCTGGTGTATCGACGCGCCTGTCCCATCGACGGCCACGGTGACGGGAAAGTCCTCCAGCACGAATTCGTGGATCGCCTCCATGCCCAGATCCTCGAACGCCAGTACCCGTGCCCCGACCACGGCTCGGGAGAGCAGGTACGCGGCGCCGCCCACGGCGATCAGCGATGCCGAGCCGTGGCGACGGATGGCATCCACGGCTGCGGTGCCGCGCTCGGCCTTGCCGATCATGGCCAGCAGCCCCGTGCGGGCCAGCAACGGCTCGACGAATGCGTCCATGCGCGTGGCGGTGGTCGGTCCCGCCGGTCCCACGGCTTCCCCGGGCACCGCATCGACCGGGCCCACGTAGTAGACGACGCGGTCGCGCAGGTCGACCGGCAGCGGCTGGCCGGCATCGAGCATCGCCACCAGGCGGCGGTGGGCTGCATCGCGCGCGGTGAGCAGCCGGCCCGACAGCAGCAGCGTCTGGCCGACGCGCCAGCCCGCCACCTGATCGCGATCCAGCGTGTCGAGGTCGACACGCAGCGCGCCCCCGCTCTCGAAGCGGTCCGGAATGCCATCCCATAGCGAGGCCGGTGGTGGTTGCAGCCGCAAAGGTCCACGGCCGTCCAGCGTGAAGCGCAGCCAGCGGGTGGCGGCGCAATTGGGCACCAGCGCCACCGGCAGCGCCGCGGCGTGCGCGGGTACGGTGGCCACCTTGACGTCCAGCACCGTGGCCAGCCCGCCCAGGCCCTGGGCACCGATGCCCAGCGCGTTGGCGCGGGCATGCACTTCCAGCCGCAGGGCTTCCTCCGGCGTGGCGGCGCCACGTGACTGCAGCGCGCAGATGTCGATCGGCGCGAACAGGCTCTGCTTGGCCAGCAGCATCGCCTGCTCGGGCGTGCCGCCGATCCCGATGCCGAGCGTGCCCGGCGGGCACCAGCCGGCGCCCATGCCCGGCAATTCGCGGATCACCCAGTCGGCGATGCTGTCGCCGGGCAGCAGCGTCGCGAAGCGGGCCTTGAGGTCCCCGCCGCCGCCTTTGGCCGCGACCAGGACCTCGACCGTATCGCCTTCCACGATGTCGCAATGCACCACCGCCGGCGTGTTGTCGCGCGTGTTGCGCCGTGCGCCCAGCGGGTCGGAGACTACCGTGGCGCGCAACGGGTTGGCTGCGTCGGAATAGGCACGCCGGGTGGCGGAGTCGGCGATGGCCTGGGGCGTTCGCAGCGCACCGCCGTCGCGCCGATGGAAGCACGCACCCACGCCGATGCGCAGGAACACCTGGGCGAGCCCCGTGTCCTGGCAGACCGGACGCCGCCCCTGTGCGGCCAGGCGGCTGTTGACGAGCAGCTGCAGCAGCGCATCGCGGGCCGGCGGATGCGTCTCCGACTCCCACGCCGCGCGCAGGGCCTGCACGAAATCCGGCGGGTGGAAGCAGCTGACGTACTGCAGCGCATCGGCGATGCCGTCTTCGAGGTCTTCCTGTGCGATGGATGGCATGGTGGGGGTGCGTGGGCTGTCTTGCGCCGCCGCTCAGTCCAGCGAGATTTTCGCGTCCGCCGCGACCTTGCGCCAGGTCTGCACCTCGGCGGCGGTGTATTTGCGGAAGGCTTCGGGGGCGTATTGCGCCTCGGGCAGCAGGCGGATGCCCTGGTCGGTCATCTTCTTCTTCCAGGCGGCGCTCTCCATCGCCTTGGCGTAGGCCTGGTAGACCTTCTGCACCACTTCCACGGGCGTGCCCCGTGGCGCGTAGATCCCATACCAGGTGGCCGTCTCGAAGCCGGGTATGACCTTCTGGCCGAGTGCCGGCACGCCGGGGAATTGGGGCATTTCCTTGTCGGAGGTCAGGCCGATGGCCTGAATGCGGCCGCCGGCGAGCTGCGGCAGCGCCGTGTTGGTCTGGTCGAACATCGCGTCGAGCTGGCCGGCGATCAGGTCGGTCATGGCGGGGGCGGCCCCTTTGTACGACACCGAGGTGATCTCGATGCCCGCCCGGCTGGCGAACAGGGCCGCCACCAGGTGCGAGGTGGAGCCGACACCGGCGTTGCCGAAGTTCAGCGCGCCCGGGTTCTTCTTGCCGAAGGCGATCAGCTCCTCCGCGC
Proteins encoded in this window:
- a CDS encoding ornithine cyclodeaminase family protein — its product is MTASTTRDARLLLLTKDHVEQLLQPEGVLAAVREAFVLHSERAGRVFPVVRERLETGGIFGIKSGDVPSQGLLGFKAAGFWPSNRALGGEPHQATILLIDPATGRPTCLIDGNAITTARTGAAGGHGLALLARPDSRRLCLFGTGVQAGVQLTYALRLLPQLRDVRYVTADGRPDPAFEQRFARQCLLRHSTDRNADVAASDVVITATPGGGPLFDLDAVRPGTHLNCVGADTRGKREAPQGLLDKARIYVDDEAQARQIGEMQWAPGTACTEIGDVMRGSASVDRQPEDITLFDMTGLALQDLTVARLVQQQADAAGLGLPVAWPW
- a CDS encoding pyridoxal-phosphate dependent enzyme yields the protein MTTSLYIDPASGRTYPLDVPRWCSEDRKPLLITPQPGMSRDDIDRTCRSQWRYRASLPLDVARPISMGEGCTPLVQKEWGAHRPHFKLEWFHPTSSFKDRGTTVMLSVLRQQGVDAVLEDSSGNGGASVSAYGAAGGMRVKILAPAYASKPKIAQMRAYGAEVQLVEGPRQACEDEAVRQSAHIFYSSHNWQPFFLEGTKAIGYEIWEDLNFRAPDNIVMPAGAGSNVLGCFMAFSELLRAGQIAKMPRLYVCQPLNCSPIDASFQAGVTTPVAREVRKTVAEGTAIAHPLRLRELVSAVQATGGATVALQEQAIVDALGKAARTGLLPELTSATAIAGLDHLIQAGTVRESEETVVILTATGIKNADAIAEMFA
- a CDS encoding transcriptional regulator, with product MKKKAHTAEQQAILEQVQHIASALGETFAPFTEVVLHDLRSPRHAILAIHNNLSGRKVGDPATELGLARIADDQYPQVLANYANQFADGRRAKSTSIGIKDSEGHYFAALCLNVDMTVFRGIATMIEQFSAIGEDGRKETLDTGNADALRDRIDRFAMTLATTPRALRTEQRRELLQTLKGEGFLEIKRSMDTVAQHLGVSRATVYNDIR
- a CDS encoding alpha/beta fold hydrolase; amino-acid sequence: MADTYVLVHGAWHTGETLAATAKYLRARGHTVHCPTLPGNRPGDGTAPLGLQDAIDGLVQFLESNDLKDVRLVGHSYGGMLLSGAADRVPERIRRLVYVNAFVPLPGESLADMAPPYYRAMFEGIAAASGGGVQLPYEVWRESFINDADADLARTTYALLHPQPLRCLTDPITLSQPTAALALGKSYLNCREDTALPHSLAWHPRLSERLGLFRYVEASGSHEALFTDPEGFARGIERAGRD
- a CDS encoding OmpW family protein, which translates into the protein MQAIARHTHAAAAFAAAVGCLIVAQPAQAQTQTQPQQTTQAIARTPSADLSAPSPWRIYAGAAHIGFSTSAEVRAGGQLVPGANAEADSNTSLGFGAIYDFHPGWSAEIALGLPPTTALKGTGTLSSAGTLGKVKYGPAVLSVRRHLWEDGPVRPYIGAGINYTLVLESRDGFVSNLHVKNGVGPVLQAGFEVPIDRRWSFFVDAKKIWLKTTATGTLPALGGAPAHAKVRLDPLVVTAGVSYRF
- a CDS encoding sulfatase, with the translated sequence MSQEKRPNLIFILADDLGYADLGCTGARDAEGRPADITPHLDRIASGGVRFTRGYSNSSVCSPTRFALATGRWQYRLRGGAEEPIPTVSQDKVLGLPPEHPTLPSLLRDTGYTTALIGKWHLGYPPHFSPRRSGYQHFYGFHAGGNDYFAHCNPKGQPDLWENETEIREEGYLTDILSQRAVAFIEQQPADRPFLLSLHYSAPHWPWLTRDDAAESRRIAGVGKHLDGGSIETYQRMIHHMDEGIGWVMEALQRRGMDENTLVVFTSDNGGERFSNNWPLVGQKMDLLEGGIRVPLIARWPARMPAGSVSDIPNMTMDWTATLLDAAGARCHDDYPLDGVSLLPALCDGEPAKTRDLFWRMTHLRQKAVVRGDWKYLQVEENEYLFNLGEDARERANLRSRYPDIFQELKTSWERWNDSLPPIPEDARAYLVFTEKDLPRASF
- a CDS encoding Bug family tripartite tricarboxylate transporter substrate binding protein, whose protein sequence is MKPSLLRVVRSVAALAACCSALFAGAADVPRPWPTAKPITWVVGYVPGGSVDVLTRAIAKVVSEKIGQSIVIDNRPGASGALALQYVSRAPNDGYTLLTVPGPIIHTQRQPEIGRELAAVALMSQGPIVMVGTMANAPSDLRALIAAMKQHPDRWSFASSGTGTGQHLAGELFNTMAGTAMVHVPYKGGGQAVTDIVGGQVTLGMLGVTPVLSQIKAGQLKAYAVTTRFRIPSLPDVPTMEEAGLKGYDATQFFVAAAPRGIDPAIVAKLNATIAEALQNPEVKLALEASGQVGGHLSPAATQDFVVNSLAKFNALVHTAKIPLN
- a CDS encoding arylsulfatase, translating into MGQPNIVLVVADNLGWGELGCYGGGALRGAPTPRIDRLASEGVLLQNFNVESDCVPTRSALMTGRHPIRTGSLQSVPPGLPQGLTRWERTLAQLLSEAGYATAHFGKWHLGDVHGRYPSDRGFDEWYGIPRTTDESQFTSSIGFDPSAADLPYIMEGKSGEPTKEVKLYDLESRREIDADLVDKSCEFMQRHAAARKPFFLYLPLVHLHFPTLPHPEFSGRTGNGDFADSMVEMDHRVGQVIDEIERLGISDDTLFIFCSDNGPEFRAPYRGTAGPWRGTYHTAMEGSLRVPFIARWPGRIRPGRVSNEIFHVTDIFTTLAHVAGAAVPADRPIDGMDQRRFLLENEEKSAREGFIFYIKQEMRALKWRDWKLHFYWEPEVNEGKGKLESPYLFNLTRDPKEETDVLVFNTWVMGPMLRMVKAFNDSVEVHPNTKPGAKDPEAALR
- a CDS encoding LysR family transcriptional regulator translates to MDLSRSDIAAFIEVVRSGGFSRAAINLGVTQPSVSKALRRLEDSVGVSLLERGVHGVRLTSEGQLFLEAAKRLEAQHLELGRLSSELRARHSGLLRLGITSPSSDSIAVLAVSDLVRRRPGMRLRMHIGKSDELNAKVEDGELDLAVVPSYQGQSLSCSQIALSQEEMRLVVRAGHPLAQLASVGLQHLTPFAWVMPSQQSAALQALQRALQQNGAPAPHVALEPDYVSEAVMGIITRTDLLSMVPASVLRNWLGRVTPLSVPELQIHRTQVLLSRPQATWSALMTDLRDLLLSYRDPRQE
- a CDS encoding fumarate hydratase; the protein is MPSIAQEDLEDGIADALQYVSCFHPPDFVQALRAAWESETHPPARDALLQLLVNSRLAAQGRRPVCQDTGLAQVFLRIGVGACFHRRDGGALRTPQAIADSATRRAYSDAANPLRATVVSDPLGARRNTRDNTPAVVHCDIVEGDTVEVLVAAKGGGGDLKARFATLLPGDSIADWVIRELPGMGAGWCPPGTLGIGIGGTPEQAMLLAKQSLFAPIDICALQSRGAATPEEALRLEVHARANALGIGAQGLGGLATVLDVKVATVPAHAAALPVALVPNCAATRWLRFTLDGRGPLRLQPPPASLWDGIPDRFESGGALRVDLDTLDRDQVAGWRVGQTLLLSGRLLTARDAAHRRLVAMLDAGQPLPVDLRDRVVYYVGPVDAVPGEAVGPAGPTTATRMDAFVEPLLARTGLLAMIGKAERGTAAVDAIRRHGSASLIAVGGAAYLLSRAVVGARVLAFEDLGMEAIHEFVLEDFPVTVAVDGTGASIHQTWMMASA
- a CDS encoding tripartite tricarboxylate transporter substrate-binding protein; its protein translation is MALLRRTVLAFALTAAFAAAHAQGYPSRPITWVVPFAAGGPTDAMARDVADNVSRQLGQTILIENAAGAGGTIGATRVARAAPDGYTMLVGHMGYMGAAPALYKKLAYDPVKDFEPVLRFPDTPLVLLVGKNSPYRSAEELIAFGKKNPGALNFGNAGVGSTSHLVAALFASRAGIEITSVSYKGAAPAMTDLIAGQLDAMFDQTNTALPQLAGGRIQAIGLTSDKEMPQFPGVPALGQKVIPGFETATWYGIYAPRGTPVEVVQKVYQAYAKAMESAAWKKKMTDQGIRLLPEAQYAPEAFRKYTAAEVQTWRKVAADAKISLD